Proteins encoded within one genomic window of Phototrophicus methaneseepsis:
- a CDS encoding GNAT family N-acetyltransferase → MQIAPLTFQDVNAWATLLALCFHRTEAEMVALLHWLNKLGNLVAWGAWEDNQLVAQYTCLIRSVYAYDTLYKAGMSMNMAVHPDYRGRGLIKHVAAPVYDSVQQQGGMMGLGFSNADGVRVDRNSKSYGYQVIGQMQPVIGLLQASPHPNIQLCDHLPGSEQGFNDACQLDIRQNGIAFLKTPDTFISRYAAHPFRKYQYGIWEEAGQIQGIVVYRDIQILGIPCVALLDAWGADLRGLIAQWMGAIRKKGALIVQALLTPAHPVRKALATMQPLFRQPYTRNPYYLTLKHLGQDQPIYSFDFNSWHFIGGDIL, encoded by the coding sequence ATGCAGATCGCACCGCTTACATTCCAAGATGTGAATGCATGGGCGACCTTACTAGCTCTTTGTTTTCATCGGACAGAAGCGGAGATGGTCGCTTTGCTGCACTGGCTCAATAAGCTGGGCAACCTGGTAGCTTGGGGCGCATGGGAAGACAACCAACTTGTTGCGCAATATACATGCTTAATTCGGTCAGTATATGCCTACGACACCCTTTACAAAGCGGGGATGAGCATGAATATGGCGGTGCATCCCGATTATCGGGGGCGCGGATTGATCAAGCACGTTGCTGCACCTGTTTATGATAGTGTGCAACAGCAAGGCGGCATGATGGGACTTGGTTTTTCCAACGCAGATGGGGTCCGTGTCGACCGAAACAGCAAAAGCTATGGTTATCAGGTCATCGGGCAGATGCAACCTGTTATCGGTTTATTGCAAGCATCACCCCATCCGAACATTCAGCTATGCGATCATTTGCCAGGGTCTGAACAGGGATTCAACGATGCATGCCAGCTAGATATTCGACAGAATGGCATCGCATTTCTGAAAACGCCGGATACTTTTATAAGCCGCTATGCTGCCCATCCCTTCCGAAAATACCAATATGGTATCTGGGAAGAAGCGGGTCAAATTCAAGGTATCGTTGTCTATCGCGACATACAAATACTTGGCATTCCATGCGTGGCTTTGCTTGATGCCTGGGGGGCGGATTTGCGCGGCTTAATCGCGCAATGGATGGGGGCTATCCGCAAAAAAGGGGCGTTAATCGTTCAGGCGCTCTTAACACCAGCCCATCCAGTTCGAAAAGCCTTAGCAACGATGCAACCCCTCTTCCGGCAACCCTATACCAGAAACCCTTACTACCTCACCTTGAAGCACTTAGGACAAGACCAGCCAATTTACTCATTTGATTTCAACTCCTGGCACTTCATCGGAGGTGATATTCTATGA